The region TGAAATCGCTGGTGCCGGTGTGCCGCACCATTAAAGAGTTCCCGGCCGGCAGTTATCTGTGGAGCCAGGACGGCGAAATTCGCCAGTACTATCAGCGTGACTGGTTCGAGTATGACGCGGTAAAAGACAACGTGACGGATAAAGCCGAACTGCGTCAGGCGCTGGAAGACGCAGTGAAAAGCCACCTGATGTCAGACGTGCCTTACGGCGTGCTGCTCTCCGGCGGTCTGGATTCATCGGTGATTTCTGCGATCACCAAGAAATTCGCGGCGCGTCGCGTGGAAGATCAGGAGCGTTCCGAGGCCTGGTGGCCGCAGCTGCACTCTTTTGCCGTCGGTCTTGAAGGCTCGCCGGATCTGAAAGCGGCGCAGGAAGTGGCGAACCACCTCGGCACGGTGCACCATGAAATTCATTTTACCGTTCAGGAAGGGCTGGATGCGATTCGCGATGTGATTTACCACATTGAAACGTACGATGTGACGACCATTCGCGCGTCAACTCCGATGTATTTAATGTCCCGTAAGATCAAAGCGATGGGCATTAAAATGGTGCTTTCGGGTGAAGGGTCTGATGAGGTATTCGGCGGCTATCTGTACTTCCATAAAGCGCCTGACGCGAAAGAACTGCACGAAGAAACCGTGCGTAAACTGCAGGCGCTGCATATGTTTGACTGCGCCCGTGCAAACAAGGCGATGTCAGCCTGGGGCGTCGAAGCGCGTGTACCGTTCCTTGATAAGAAATTCCTCGACGTGGCGATGCGCATCAACCCGCAGGATAAAATGTGCGGCAACGGCAAAATGGAGAAACATATCCTGCGTGAATGTTTTGAATCTTACCTGCCAGCCAGCGTGGCGTGGCGTCAGAAAGAGCAGTTCTCTGACGGCGTCGGCTACAGCTGGATCGATACGCTGAAAGAAGTGGCCGCTGAGCAGGTCACCGATCAGCAGTTAGCCACGGCCAGCTTCCGCTTCCCGTACAACACGCCGTCGTCGAAAGAAGCGTATCTCTACCGCGAGATTTTCGAAGAGCTGTTCCCGGTGCCGAGCGCGGCGGAGTGCGTGCCGGGCGGGCCGTCTGTCGCCTGCTCTTCTGCGAAAGCCATCGAATGGGACGAAGCGTTTAAAACCATGAACGATCCGTCAGGCCGCGCGGTGGGTGTACACCAGTCCGCCTATAAATGAGTACTCCTTAAATGAACAACGGGCCTTCTCGGCCCGTTTTTTTATTGGCACAACGTTGTTCAGACAGTGGCTCGTTTTCCATTGACTTAGTGGATAAATCAACCGGAATCGACGAATATTGCATCAAGCTGTTCGCAAGCTAGTCAAACAGTCACAATACGTCGATTTTCGCCAAAAAAGGTGTTGACGCTTCCAGGCCCAATACGCATAATGCGCCCCGCAACGCCGATAAGGTAACGCGAAAAAAGATGGCTACGTAGCTCAGCTGGTTAGAGCACATCACTCATAATGATGGGGTCACAGGTTCGATTCCCGTCGTAGCCACCATCTTTTTTGCGGGAGTGGCGAAATTGGTAGACGCACCAGATTTAGGTTCTGGCGCCGCAAGGTGTGCGAGTTCAAGTCTCGCCTCCCGCACCATTCCCGGGTTAGCGTTGCACGGATGGGGTATCGCCAAGCGGTAAGGCACCGGTTTTTGATACCGGCATTCCCTGGTTCGAATCCAGG is a window of Cronobacter muytjensii ATCC 51329 DNA encoding:
- the asnB gene encoding asparagine synthase B, which produces MCSIFGVLDIKTDAVELRKKALELSRLMRHRGPDWSGVFASDKAILAHERLSIVDVNAGAQPLYNTEKTHVLAVNGEIYNHQALRAEYGDRFQFQTGSDCEVILALYQEKGPEFLDELQGMFAFVLYDSEKDAYLIGRDHIGIIPLYMGHDEHGNFYVASEMKSLVPVCRTIKEFPAGSYLWSQDGEIRQYYQRDWFEYDAVKDNVTDKAELRQALEDAVKSHLMSDVPYGVLLSGGLDSSVISAITKKFAARRVEDQERSEAWWPQLHSFAVGLEGSPDLKAAQEVANHLGTVHHEIHFTVQEGLDAIRDVIYHIETYDVTTIRASTPMYLMSRKIKAMGIKMVLSGEGSDEVFGGYLYFHKAPDAKELHEETVRKLQALHMFDCARANKAMSAWGVEARVPFLDKKFLDVAMRINPQDKMCGNGKMEKHILRECFESYLPASVAWRQKEQFSDGVGYSWIDTLKEVAAEQVTDQQLATASFRFPYNTPSSKEAYLYREIFEELFPVPSAAECVPGGPSVACSSAKAIEWDEAFKTMNDPSGRAVGVHQSAYK